The Pseudomonas protegens genome contains the following window.
GATGGATATGAATGAGGGTACTTGGCACTTGGTCAAGGATACTCCTCGTGTCATGGGCTTTATTGGTGGTACTGCTGATAAGCCGGCTCCTATTACTGATAAAGAAGCGGAAGCAATTCTGCGTCGCGTCGCTGATGGTAGTGATAAGCCCAAGCCTAAGACCTTGTTTGAGCCGGGTGAGGTGGTTCGTGTTACTGACGGTCCATTCGCTGACTTTAACGGCACGGTTGAAGAAGTTAACTACGAAAAGAGCCGGATCCAGGTGGCAGTGCTCATTTTCGGTCGCTCTACTCCGGTAGAGCTAGAGTTCAGTCAGGTCGAGAAGGCATAACTGAACGAGAATCCCATACCCCGCAGCCTTAGGCTGTGGGGTTTTGTCGTCACTGGGATAAACGCGCAAGTAACCGGGGAGCCTTTCTAGGCGTTTGAACCCGTAATTGGAGTGCCTCATGGCTAAGAAGATTACTGCTTACATCAAGCTGCAAGTTAAGGCCGCTCAGGCCAACCCAAGCCCGCCCGTTGGTCCAGCTCTGGGTCAGCACGGCGTGAACATCATGGAATTCTGCAAGGCTTTCAACGCCCGTACTCAGGGTCTTGAGCCAGGTCTGCCGACTCCTGTGATCATCACTGTCTACAGTGACCGCAGCTTCACTTTCGAAACTAAGAGCACCCCTGCTTCGGTTCTGCTGAAGAAAGCTGCTGGTCTGACCAGCGGTTCCGCTCGTCCGAACACCGTTAAGGTTGGCACTGTTACCCGTGCTCAGCTGGAAGAAATCGCGAAAACCAAAAACGCGGATCTGACTGCAGCTGATATGGATGCAGCCGTGCGTACTATCGCCGGTTCTGCTCGTAGCATGGGCCTTAACGTGGAGGGTGTGTAATGGCTAAGCTGACCAAGCGCCAAAAGGCTATCGCCGGCAAGATTGAAGCAGGCAAGGCCTACAACTTCGTAGAAGCCGCTGCTCTCCTGACCGAGCTGTCGACCGTTAAGTTCAGCGAGTCCGTAGACGTTGCTGTGAACCTGGGCGTAGACCCACGTAAATCTGACCAGGTTGTTCGTAGCGCTACTGTGCTGCCACACGGCACTGGCAAGACTGTACGTGTTGCTGTGTTTACCCAAGGTCCAGCTGCTGAAGCTGCCCTGGCTGCCGGCGCTGATCGTGTAGGTATGGACGATCTGGCTGCCGAAATGAAAGGCGGCGACCTGAACTATGACGTAGTTATTGCTTCTCCGGATGCAATGCGCGTTGTAGGTCAGTTGGGCCAGGTTCTGGGTCCTCGCGGCCTGATGCCTAACCCGAAGGTCGGTACCGTTACTCCAGACGTAGCTTCGGCAGTCAAGAACGCCAAGGCTGGTCAGGTTCGTTACCGCACCGACAAAAACGGCATCATCCACACTTCCGTTGGCAAGGTCGGCTTCGACGCCGTCAAGCTGAAGGAAAACGTTGAAGCCCTGATCGCTGACCTGAAGCGTATCAAGCCAGCTTCTTCGAAAGGCATCTACGTCAAGCGCGTTACCCTGAGCACCACTATGGGCCCAGGTCTGGTCATCGACCAAGGTTCGCTGGACGTATAAGACACAGGTTGGCGCAAGCGATTGCGCTAGCTGCAAGATTGGGGTCCCTGCCTGGCGGGGGCTATCCAAGACCGTAGGCGACGCAAGTCTTAAACCTCAAGCCTACGCAGATGGTGCTCCCGGTTCCTTACCGAATCAGACACCAAAACGACATCCAGCCCAGGTTGGATGAAACGGTAACAAGCAGGAGTTAAACCCGTGGCAATTAAACTCGAAGACAAGAAGGCCATCGTCGCTGAAGTCAACGAGGCTGCCAAAGTCGCTCTGTCTGCTGTTGTGGCTGATGCCCGCGGTGTGACAGTAGGCGCAATGACCGGACTCCGTAAAGAGGCCCGCGAAGCTGGCGTTTACGTACGTGTTGTACGTAACACCCTGCTCAAGCGCGCTGTTGAAGGCACTCAATATGACGTGCTCAACGACGCGTTCGTCGGCCCTACCCTGATTGCATTCTCCAAGGAACATCCGGGCGCTGCCGCTCGTATTTTCAAAGAGTTCGCAAAGGGTCAGGACAAGTTCGAGATCAAGGCAGCTGCGTTCGAGGGCAAGTACCTCGCAGCAAACGAGATCGACGTGTTGGCTTCGCTGCCAACTCGCGACGAAGCTATTGCGAAGCTGATGAGCGTGATTCAAGGCGCTACCAGCAAGCTGGCTCGTACTCTGGCGGCTATTCGCGACCAGAAAGAAGCTGCTGCTGCCTAAGGCACCGCAAGCTCTTTCAAAATCATATGTTTAATTTGATGGCTGCGTAGGCTGTCACCCCAATACAGGAATTTATAGTCATGTCTCTGACTAACGAGCAAATCATCGAAGCAATCGGCCAGAAAACCGTTCTGGAAGTTGTTGAGCTGATCAAGGCAATGGAAGAAACCTTCGGCGTTACCGCTGCTGTTGCCGCTGCTGGCCCAGCTGCTGCTGCCGCTGTTGTTGAAGAGCAAACTGAATTCAACGTCATGCTGACCGAAGCTGGCGAGAAGAAAGTTAACGTGATCAAGGCTGTACGTGAACTGACCGGTCTGGGCCTGAAAGAGGCCAAGGCTGTAGTTGACGGCGCTCCTGCCATGGTTCTGGAAGCTGTTGCTAAAGAAGCAGCTGACAAAGCCAAAGCAGCTCTGGAAGAAGCAGGCGCTAAAGTCGAGCTCAAGTAAGCATCGACTTTGTGTCTCCAGCCCAAGCGTTAAGCGAACGGCTGATGGCTGGTGGCTTTTGCCACCGGCCTTTTTCCGTTATTGGCGACCGACTGGGTTGGTGCCTTTAACGTGCTGTAACCCACCCTGTGCGGTGGCGCAAACCAAAGGGTTTGCACGATTTTCTGGCTGCTCCCGTCGGGAGAAGCCGAATAAGCAGGTGACCAAGCTGGGGAACGCTGATGGCTTACTCATATACTGAGAAAAAACGTATCCGCAAGGACTTTAGCAAGTTGCCGGACGTCATGGATGTGCCGTACCTCCTGGCCATCCAGCTGGATTCGTATCGTGAATTCTTGCAAGCGGGAGCGACTAAAGATCAGTTCCGCGACGTGGGCCTGCATGCGGCCTTCAAATCCGTTTTCCCGATCATCAGCTACTCCGGCAATGCTGCGTTGGAGTATGTCGGTTATCGCCTGGGCGAACCGGCGTTTGATGTTAAAGAATGCGTGTTGCGTGGTGTGACTTACGCCGTACCTTTGCGGGTAAAAGTTCGTCTGATCATTTTCGACAAAGAATCGTCGAACAAAGCGATCAAGGACATCAAAGAGCAAGAAGTCTACATGGGTGAAATCCCCCTGATGACTGAGAACGGTACCTTCGTAATCAACGGTACCGAGCGTGTAATCGTTTCCCAGCTGCACCGTTCCCCTGGCGTATTCTTCGACCACGACCGTGGCAAGACGCACAGCTCCGGTAAGCTGCTGTACTCCGCGCGGATCATTCCGTACCGCGGTTCGTGGCTGGACTTCGAGTTCGACCCGAAAGACTGCGTGTTCGTCCGTATCGACCGTCGCCGCAAGCTGCCTGCGTCGGTTCTGCTGCGCGCGCTGGGTTACACCACTGAAGAAGTGCTGGACGCTTTCTACACCACCAACGTATTCCATGTGAAAGGCGAGAGCCTGAGCCTGGAGCTGGTGCCTCAGCGCCTGCGTGGTGAAATTGCCGTTCTGGACATCCAGGATGACAAGGGCAAGGTTATTGTCGAGCAGGGTCGTCGTATCACCGCTCGTCACATCAACCAGCTGGAAAAAGCCGGTATCAAAGAGCTGGATGTGCCTCTGGACTATGTCCTGGGTCGTACCACTGCCAAGGCTATCGTGCACCCGGCCACCGGCGAAATCCTGGCAGAGTGCAACACCGAGCTGAACACCGAGATCCTGGCAAAAATCGCCAAGGCTCAGGTTGTTCGCATCGAAACTCTGTACACCAACGACATCGACTGCGGTCCGTTCGTTTCCGACACTCTGAAGATCGACTCCACCAGCAACCAATTGGAAGCGCTGGTCGAGATCTATCGCATGATGCGTCCTGGCGAGCCACCAACCAAAGATGCCGCCGAGACTCTGTTCAACAACCTGTTCTTCAGCCCTGAACGCTATGACTTGTCCGCCGTTGGCCGGATGAAGTTCAACCGTCGTATCGGTCGTACCGAGATCGAAGGTTCGGGCGTCCTGTGCAAGGAAGACATCGTTGCCGTACTGAAGACTCTGGTCGACATCCGTAACGGTAAAGGCATCGTCGACGACATCGACCACCTGGGTAACCGTCGCGTTCGCTGCGTAGGCGAAATGGCCGAGAACCAGTTCCGCGTTGGCCTGGTGCGTGTAGAGCGTGCGGTCAAAGAGCGTCTGTCGATGGCCGAAAGCGAAGGCCTGATGCCGCAAGACCTGATCAATGCCAAGCCAGTGGCCGCGGCAGTGAAAGAGTTCTTCGGTTCCAGCCAGCTGTCGCAGTTCATGGACCAGAACAACCCGCTCTCCGAGATCACCCACAAGCGTCGTGTCTCTGCACTCGGCCCAGGCGGTCTGACTCGTGAGCGCGCAGGCTTCGAAGTTCGTGACGTACACCCGACTCACTACGGTCGTGTATGCCCGATCGAAACGCCGGAAGGTCCGAACATCGGTCTGATCAACTCCCTGGCGGCCTATGCGCGCACCAACCAGTACGGCTTCCTTGAGAGCCCGTACCGTGTGGTGAAAGACGCTCTGGTCACCGACGAGATCGTGTTCCTGTCCGCCATCGAAGAGGCCGATCACGTGATCGCCCAGGCTTCGGCGACCATGAACGACAAAGGTCAGTTGATCGATGAGCTGGTAGCTGTTCGTCACTTGAACGAATTCACCGTCAAGGCGCCGGAAGACGTCACTTTGATGGACGTTTCGCCGAAGCAGGTAGTTTCGGTTGCTGCGTCGCTGATTCCGTTCCTCGAGCACGACGACGCCAACCGTGCGTTGATGGGTTCCAACATGCAGCGCCAGGCTGTACCGACACTGCGTGCCGACAAGCCGCTGGTAGGTACCGGCATGGAGCGCAACGTTGCCCGTGACTCCGGTGTTTGCGTCGTGGCTCGTCGTGGCGGCGTGATCGACTCGGTCGATGCCAGCCGTATCGTGGTTCGTGTTGCGGATGACGAAGTTGAGACCGGCGAAGCCGGTGTTGATATCTACAACCTGACCAAGTACACCCGCTCCAACCAGAACACCTGCATCAACCAGCGTCCGCTGGTGAGAAAGGGTGATCGGGTTCAGCGCAGCGACATCATGGCCGATGGTCCGTCCACCGACATGGGTGAGCTGGCACTGGGTCAGAACATGCGTATCGCGTTCATGGCGTGGAACGGCTTCAACTTCGAAGACTCCATCTGCCTGTCCGAGCGTGTGGTTCAGGAAGACCGCTTCACCACGATCCACATCCAGGAACTGACCTGTGTGGCTCGTGACACCAAGCTTGGCCCAGAGGAAATCACTGCAGACATCCCGAACGTGGGTGAGGCTGCACTGAACAAGCTGGACGAAGCCGGTATCGTTTATGTAGGTGCTGAAGTTGGCGCAGGCGACATCCTGGTCGGTAAGGTCACTCCGAAAGGCGAGACTCAGCTGACTCCGGAAGAGAAACTGCTGCGCGCGATCTTCGGTGAAAAAGCCAGCGACGTTAAAGACACCTCCCTGCGTGTACCAACCGGTACCAAGGGTACTGTCATTGACGTACAGGTCTTCACTCGTGACGGCGTTGAGCGTGATGCTCGTGCACTGTCCATCGAGAAGAGCCAGCTCGACGAGATCCGCAAGGACCTGAACGAAGAGTTCCGCATCGTTGAAGGCGCGACCTTCGAACGTCTGCGCTCCGCTCTGGTCGGCCATAAAGCCGAAGGCGGCGCCGGCCTGAAGAAAGGTCAGGAAATCACCGACGAAGTGCTCGACGGTCTTGAGCATGGCCAGTGGTTCAAGCTGCGCATGGCTGAAGATGCTCTGAACGAGCAGCTCGAGAAGGCTCAGGCCTACATTGTTGATCGCCGCCGTCTGCTGGACGACAAGTTCGAAGACAAGAAGCGCAAACTGCAGCAGGGCGATGACCTGGCTCCAGGCGTGCTGAAGATCGTCAAGGTCTACCTGGCAATCCGTCGTCGCATCCAGCCGGGCGACAAGATGGCCGGTCGTCACGGTAACAAGGGTGTGGTCTCCGTGATCATGCCGGTTGAAGACATGCCGCACGATGCCAATGGCACCCCGGTCGACGTGGTCCTCAACCCGCTGGGCGTACCTTCGCGTATGAACGTTGGTCAGATTCTCGAAACTCACCTGGGCCTCGCGGCCAAGGGGCTGGGCGAGAAGATCAACCGCATGGTTGAAGAGCAGCGTAAGGTGGCAGAGCTGCGCACCTTCCTGGATGAGATCTACAACCAGATCGGTGGTCGTAACGAAGACCTGGACAGCTTCTCCGATCAGGAGATTCTGGATCTGGCGAACAACCTGCGCGGCGGTGTGCCAATGGCCACTCCGGTGTTCGACGGCGCCAAGGAAAGCGAAATCAAGGCCATGCTGAAACTGGCGGACCTGCCAGAGAGCGGCCAGATGCAGCTGACCGACGGCCGTACCGGCAACAAGTTCGAGCGTCCAGTTACCGTTGGCTACATGTACATGCTGAAACTGAACCACTTGGTAGACGACAAGATGCACGCTCGTTCTACCGGTTCGTACAGCCTGGTTACCCAGCAGCCGCTGGGTGGTAAGGCGCAGTTCGGTGGTCAGCGTTTCGGGGAGATGGAGGTCTGGGCACTGGAAGCATACGGTGCTGCATACACTCTGCAAGAAATGCTCACAGTGAAGTCGGACGATGTGAACGGTCGTACCAAGATGTACAAAAACATCGTGGACGGCGATCACCGTATGGAGCCGGGCATGCCCGAGTCCTTCAACGTGTTGATCAAAGAAATTCGTTCCCTCGGCATCGATATCGATCTGGAAACCGAATAACACGTGACGCGAATCGAGAGCGGGGCAGGATTGCCCGCTCTCTGCTCCGCCAGGAGGAAAGGCCTTGAAAGACCTACTGAATTTGCTGAAAAACCAGGGTCAAGTCGAAGAGTTCGACGCCATCCGTATCGGATTGGCCTCGCCTGAGATGATCCGTTCGTGGTCGTTCGGCGAAGTTAAAAAGCCGGAAACCATCAACTACCGTACGTTCAAGCCTGAGCGTGACGGCCTGTTCTGCGCCAAGATCTTTGGCCCGGTAAAGGATTACGAGTGCCTGTGCGGTAAGTACAAGCGCTTGAAGCATCGCGGCGTGATCTGCGAGAAGTGCGGCGTTGAAGTTGCACTGGCCAAGGTTCGTCGTGAACGCATGGCGCACATCGAACTGGCTTCGCCGGTTGCCCACATCTGGTTCCTGAAATCGCTGCCGTCCCGTATCGGCCTGCTGATGGACATGACCCTGCGTGATATCGAGCGCGTTCTCTACTTCGAGAGCTACGTTGTTATCGATCCAGGCATGACCACCTTGGAAAAGGGTCAGCTGCTGAACGACGAGCAGTATTTCGAAGCGCTGGAAGAGTTCGGTGATGACTTCGACGCCCGCATGGGTGCCGAGGCTGTCCGCGAGCTGTTGCACGCTATCGACCTGGAGCACGAGATTGGCCGTCTGCGTGAAGAGATTCCGCAAACCAACTCGGAAACCAAGATCAAGAAGCTGTCCAAGCGTCTGAAGTTGATGGAAGCCTTCCAAGGCTCCGGCAACCTGCCAGAGTGGATGGTGTTGACCGTTCTGCCGGTTCTGCCGCCAGATCTGCGTCCACTGGTTCCGCTGGATGGCGGTCGCTTTGCGACTTCCGACCTCAACGACCTGTATCGTCGAGTGATCAACCGTAACAACCGTTTGAAGCGCCTGCTGGATCTGTCCGCTCCGGACATCATTGTGCGCAACGAAAAACGTATGTTGCAGGAAGCCGTCGACGCCTTGCTCGACAACGGTCGTCGTGGCCGCGCTATTACCGGTTCCAACAAGCGTCCTCTGAAATCCCTGGCTGACATGATCAAGGGTAAACAAGGTCGTTTCCGTCAGAACTTGCTCGGTAAGCGCGTTGACTACTCCGGTCGTTCGGTAATTACCGTAGGTCCGACCCTGCGTCTGCACCAGTGCGGTCTGCCGAAGAAGATGGCTCTGGAGCTGTTCAAGCCGTTCATTTTCGGCAAGCTGGAAATGCGTGGCCTGGCCACGACTATCAAAGCCGCCAAGAAGATGGTCGAGCGCGAACTGCCAGAGGTCTGGGACGTTCTCGCTGAAGTGATTCGCGAACACCCAGTGCTGCTCAACCGTGCACCGACCCTTCACCGTCTGGGTATCCAGGCGTTTGAACCGGTACTGATCGAAGGTAAGGCGATTCAGCTGCACCCTCTGGTCTGTGCGGCGTACAACGCCGACTTCGACGGTGACCAAATGGCCGTGCACGTACCGCTGACGCTGGAAGCCCAGCTGGAAGCGCGTGCGCTGATGATGTCGACCAACAACATTCTGTCGCCAGCCAACGGTGAGCCAATCATCGTTCCGTCGCAGGACGTTGTATTGGGTCTGTACTACATGACCCGTGAAGCGATCAACGCCAAGGGCGAAGGTCGTGTGTTTGCCGACCTGCAGGAAGTCGACCGCGTATTCCGCGCCGGCGAAGCCGCTCTGCACGCCAAGATCAAGGTTCGTATCAACGAAACCGTTAACGATCGTGATGGCGGCAGTGTAAGCACCACCCGTATCGTCGACACTACTGTCGGCCGTGCGCTGCTGTTCCAGGTTGTGCCGAAAGGTCTGTCGTTCGACGTCGTCAACTTGCCGATGAAGAAGAAGGCGATCTCCAAGCTGATCAACCAGTGCTACCGCGTGGTGGGTCTGAAAGAGACCGTGATCTTCGCTGACCAGTTGATGTACACCGGTTTCGCTTACTCGACCATTTCCGGCGTTTCCATCGGTGTTAACGACTTCGTTATCCCGGATGAAAAAGCCCGCATCATCGGTGCTGCCACCGACGAAGTGAAGGAAATCGAGAGCCAGTACGCCTCCGGTCTGGTAACCCAGGGCGAGAAGTACAACAAGGTGATCGACCTTTGGTCGAAAGCCAACGACGAAGTATCCAAGGCGATGATGGCCAACCTCTCGAAAGAGAAAGTCATCGACCGCAATGGCGACGAAGTCGAGCAAGAGTCGTTCAACTCGATGTACATGATGGCTGACTCGGGTGCGCGGGGTTCCGCTGCACAGATCCGTCAGCTGGCCGGTATGCGTGGTCTGATGGCCAAGCCAGACGGCTCCATCATCGAAACGCCGATTACTGCGAACTTCCGTGAAGGTTTGAGCGTACTCCAGTACTTCATCTCGACTCACGGTGCTCGTAAAGGTCTGGCGGATACCGCGTTGAAAACTGCGAACTCCGGTTACCTGACTCGTCGTCTGGTAGACGTGGCGCAGGATCTGGTTGTGACCGAGATCGATTGCGGCACCGAGCATGGCCTGCTGATGACTCCGCACATTGAAGGCGGTGACGTTGTAGAGCCTCTGGGTGAGCGCGTTCTGGGTCGTGTTATCGCCCGTGACGTATTCAAGCCGGGTACCGAGGACGTCATCGTTCCTGCCGGCACTCTGGTAGACGAGAAGTGGGTCGAGTTCATCGAGCTGAACAGCATCGACGAAGTGATCGTGCGTTCGCCGATCAGCTGCGAAACCCGCTATGGCATCTGCGCCAAGTGCTATGGCCGTGACCTGGCTCGTGGTCACCTGGTGAACATCGGTGAAGCGGTCGGCGTAATTGCTGCACAGTCCATTGGTGAGCCGGGTACCCAGCTGACCATGCGTACGTTCCACATCGGTGGTGCGGCGAGCCGGACCTCGGCAGCGGACAGCGTCCAGGTGAAGAATGGCGGTACTGTCCGTCTGCATAACCTGAAGCACGTTGAACGTGTTGACGGTCACCTGGTAGCCGTATCCCGTTCCGGTGAGCTGGCCATCGCTGACGACTTTGGTCGTGAGCGCGAGCGCTACAAGCTGCCGTACGGTGCTGTGATTTCGGTGAAGGAAGGCGACAAGGTCGACGCTGGTGCCATCGTGGCCAAGTGGGATCCGCACACTCACCCAATCGTTACCGAAATGAAAGGTACCGTGACCTACGTGGGCATGGAAGAAGGCATCACGATCAAGCGTCAGACTGACGAATTGACCGGTATGACCAACATTGAAGTACTTGACGTCAAAGACCGTCCAGCTGCCGGTAAGGACATTCGTCCTGCGGTGAAGATGGTGGGTATGGATGGCAAGGATCTGCTGCTGCCAGGTACCGACGTACCGGCCCAGTACTTCCTGCCGGCTAACGCCCTGGTCGGTGTTGCCGACGGTGCGCAGATTGCGATCGGTGATGTTATCGCTCGTATTCCGCAAGAAACTTCGAAGACCCGTGACATCACCGGTGGTCTGCCGCGTGTTGCCGACCTGTTCGAAGCTCGTCGTCCGAAAGAAGCGTCGATTCTGGCTGAGGTCAGCGGCACCATCGCGTTTGGTAAAGAGACCAAGGGCAAGCGCCGTCTGGTCATTACCCCGAACGACGGTAGCGATCCGTATGAGGAGCTGATTCCGAAGTGGCGTCACCTGAACGTCTTCGAAGGCGAGCAAGTGAACCGCGGCGAAGTTATCTCCGACGGTCCGAGCGATCCACACGACATCCTGCGTCTGCTGGGTGTGAGTGCGCTGGCCAAGTACATCGTCAACGAGATTCAGGACGTTTA
Protein-coding sequences here:
- the rplJ gene encoding 50S ribosomal protein L10, with the protein product MAIKLEDKKAIVAEVNEAAKVALSAVVADARGVTVGAMTGLRKEAREAGVYVRVVRNTLLKRAVEGTQYDVLNDAFVGPTLIAFSKEHPGAAARIFKEFAKGQDKFEIKAAAFEGKYLAANEIDVLASLPTRDEAIAKLMSVIQGATSKLARTLAAIRDQKEAAAA
- the rplK gene encoding 50S ribosomal protein L11 is translated as MAKKITAYIKLQVKAAQANPSPPVGPALGQHGVNIMEFCKAFNARTQGLEPGLPTPVIITVYSDRSFTFETKSTPASVLLKKAAGLTSGSARPNTVKVGTVTRAQLEEIAKTKNADLTAADMDAAVRTIAGSARSMGLNVEGV
- the nusG gene encoding transcription termination/antitermination protein NusG encodes the protein MAKRWYVVHAYSGYEKHVMRSLIERVKLAGMEDGFGEILVPTEEVVEMRNGQKRKSERKFFPGYVLVQMDMNEGTWHLVKDTPRVMGFIGGTADKPAPITDKEAEAILRRVADGSDKPKPKTLFEPGEVVRVTDGPFADFNGTVEEVNYEKSRIQVAVLIFGRSTPVELEFSQVEKA
- the rpoC gene encoding DNA-directed RNA polymerase subunit beta', whose amino-acid sequence is MKDLLNLLKNQGQVEEFDAIRIGLASPEMIRSWSFGEVKKPETINYRTFKPERDGLFCAKIFGPVKDYECLCGKYKRLKHRGVICEKCGVEVALAKVRRERMAHIELASPVAHIWFLKSLPSRIGLLMDMTLRDIERVLYFESYVVIDPGMTTLEKGQLLNDEQYFEALEEFGDDFDARMGAEAVRELLHAIDLEHEIGRLREEIPQTNSETKIKKLSKRLKLMEAFQGSGNLPEWMVLTVLPVLPPDLRPLVPLDGGRFATSDLNDLYRRVINRNNRLKRLLDLSAPDIIVRNEKRMLQEAVDALLDNGRRGRAITGSNKRPLKSLADMIKGKQGRFRQNLLGKRVDYSGRSVITVGPTLRLHQCGLPKKMALELFKPFIFGKLEMRGLATTIKAAKKMVERELPEVWDVLAEVIREHPVLLNRAPTLHRLGIQAFEPVLIEGKAIQLHPLVCAAYNADFDGDQMAVHVPLTLEAQLEARALMMSTNNILSPANGEPIIVPSQDVVLGLYYMTREAINAKGEGRVFADLQEVDRVFRAGEAALHAKIKVRINETVNDRDGGSVSTTRIVDTTVGRALLFQVVPKGLSFDVVNLPMKKKAISKLINQCYRVVGLKETVIFADQLMYTGFAYSTISGVSIGVNDFVIPDEKARIIGAATDEVKEIESQYASGLVTQGEKYNKVIDLWSKANDEVSKAMMANLSKEKVIDRNGDEVEQESFNSMYMMADSGARGSAAQIRQLAGMRGLMAKPDGSIIETPITANFREGLSVLQYFISTHGARKGLADTALKTANSGYLTRRLVDVAQDLVVTEIDCGTEHGLLMTPHIEGGDVVEPLGERVLGRVIARDVFKPGTEDVIVPAGTLVDEKWVEFIELNSIDEVIVRSPISCETRYGICAKCYGRDLARGHLVNIGEAVGVIAAQSIGEPGTQLTMRTFHIGGAASRTSAADSVQVKNGGTVRLHNLKHVERVDGHLVAVSRSGELAIADDFGRERERYKLPYGAVISVKEGDKVDAGAIVAKWDPHTHPIVTEMKGTVTYVGMEEGITIKRQTDELTGMTNIEVLDVKDRPAAGKDIRPAVKMVGMDGKDLLLPGTDVPAQYFLPANALVGVADGAQIAIGDVIARIPQETSKTRDITGGLPRVADLFEARRPKEASILAEVSGTIAFGKETKGKRRLVITPNDGSDPYEELIPKWRHLNVFEGEQVNRGEVISDGPSDPHDILRLLGVSALAKYIVNEIQDVYRLQGVKINDKHIETILRQMLRKVEIAESGDSSFIKGDQMELTHVLVENERLSAEDKFISKFTRVLLGITKASLSTESFISAASFQETTRVLTEAAVTGKRDYLRGLKENVVVGRLIPAGTGLAYHSERKRRRDADKPLRVSASEVEAALTEALNSSGN
- the rplL gene encoding 50S ribosomal protein L7/L12 translates to MSLTNEQIIEAIGQKTVLEVVELIKAMEETFGVTAAVAAAGPAAAAAVVEEQTEFNVMLTEAGEKKVNVIKAVRELTGLGLKEAKAVVDGAPAMVLEAVAKEAADKAKAALEEAGAKVELK
- the rplA gene encoding 50S ribosomal protein L1; translation: MAKLTKRQKAIAGKIEAGKAYNFVEAAALLTELSTVKFSESVDVAVNLGVDPRKSDQVVRSATVLPHGTGKTVRVAVFTQGPAAEAALAAGADRVGMDDLAAEMKGGDLNYDVVIASPDAMRVVGQLGQVLGPRGLMPNPKVGTVTPDVASAVKNAKAGQVRYRTDKNGIIHTSVGKVGFDAVKLKENVEALIADLKRIKPASSKGIYVKRVTLSTTMGPGLVIDQGSLDV
- the rpoB gene encoding DNA-directed RNA polymerase subunit beta codes for the protein MAYSYTEKKRIRKDFSKLPDVMDVPYLLAIQLDSYREFLQAGATKDQFRDVGLHAAFKSVFPIISYSGNAALEYVGYRLGEPAFDVKECVLRGVTYAVPLRVKVRLIIFDKESSNKAIKDIKEQEVYMGEIPLMTENGTFVINGTERVIVSQLHRSPGVFFDHDRGKTHSSGKLLYSARIIPYRGSWLDFEFDPKDCVFVRIDRRRKLPASVLLRALGYTTEEVLDAFYTTNVFHVKGESLSLELVPQRLRGEIAVLDIQDDKGKVIVEQGRRITARHINQLEKAGIKELDVPLDYVLGRTTAKAIVHPATGEILAECNTELNTEILAKIAKAQVVRIETLYTNDIDCGPFVSDTLKIDSTSNQLEALVEIYRMMRPGEPPTKDAAETLFNNLFFSPERYDLSAVGRMKFNRRIGRTEIEGSGVLCKEDIVAVLKTLVDIRNGKGIVDDIDHLGNRRVRCVGEMAENQFRVGLVRVERAVKERLSMAESEGLMPQDLINAKPVAAAVKEFFGSSQLSQFMDQNNPLSEITHKRRVSALGPGGLTRERAGFEVRDVHPTHYGRVCPIETPEGPNIGLINSLAAYARTNQYGFLESPYRVVKDALVTDEIVFLSAIEEADHVIAQASATMNDKGQLIDELVAVRHLNEFTVKAPEDVTLMDVSPKQVVSVAASLIPFLEHDDANRALMGSNMQRQAVPTLRADKPLVGTGMERNVARDSGVCVVARRGGVIDSVDASRIVVRVADDEVETGEAGVDIYNLTKYTRSNQNTCINQRPLVRKGDRVQRSDIMADGPSTDMGELALGQNMRIAFMAWNGFNFEDSICLSERVVQEDRFTTIHIQELTCVARDTKLGPEEITADIPNVGEAALNKLDEAGIVYVGAEVGAGDILVGKVTPKGETQLTPEEKLLRAIFGEKASDVKDTSLRVPTGTKGTVIDVQVFTRDGVERDARALSIEKSQLDEIRKDLNEEFRIVEGATFERLRSALVGHKAEGGAGLKKGQEITDEVLDGLEHGQWFKLRMAEDALNEQLEKAQAYIVDRRRLLDDKFEDKKRKLQQGDDLAPGVLKIVKVYLAIRRRIQPGDKMAGRHGNKGVVSVIMPVEDMPHDANGTPVDVVLNPLGVPSRMNVGQILETHLGLAAKGLGEKINRMVEEQRKVAELRTFLDEIYNQIGGRNEDLDSFSDQEILDLANNLRGGVPMATPVFDGAKESEIKAMLKLADLPESGQMQLTDGRTGNKFERPVTVGYMYMLKLNHLVDDKMHARSTGSYSLVTQQPLGGKAQFGGQRFGEMEVWALEAYGAAYTLQEMLTVKSDDVNGRTKMYKNIVDGDHRMEPGMPESFNVLIKEIRSLGIDIDLETE